From a region of the Agrobacterium tumefaciens genome:
- a CDS encoding 16S rRNA (uracil(1498)-N(3))-methyltransferase, whose product MRANFRMQRLFIDVPLHAEAVCEANAEQFNYLANVLRMSDGSEILLFNGRDGEWKATVSFPSRKKIILTPSEQTRPQPTPSDLHYLFAPLKVGRMDYLVQKAVEMGAGQLQPVMTQHVQGKIHNTEKLRANAIEAAEQCGILSIAEVAEPVKLKDLLDTWPQDRRIIYCDEGDAGQNPLPILCGITETKLALLVGPEGGFSEEERELLRARSFITPIPLGPRILRADTAAVAALAVIQAAIGDWK is encoded by the coding sequence ATGCGCGCAAATTTCCGGATGCAACGCCTGTTTATCGACGTCCCATTACACGCTGAAGCGGTGTGCGAGGCGAATGCTGAACAGTTCAACTACCTCGCCAATGTGCTGCGAATGAGCGATGGTTCCGAAATCCTGCTGTTCAACGGGCGCGATGGCGAATGGAAGGCCACCGTTTCTTTCCCCAGCCGCAAGAAAATCATTCTGACCCCATCTGAGCAGACAAGGCCGCAACCCACTCCTTCCGATCTGCACTATCTGTTCGCACCGCTGAAAGTCGGACGGATGGACTACCTCGTGCAGAAAGCAGTGGAAATGGGCGCGGGACAGCTACAGCCCGTCATGACCCAGCATGTTCAGGGCAAAATCCACAACACCGAAAAACTCCGTGCCAACGCCATCGAGGCGGCCGAGCAATGCGGCATCCTGTCCATCGCCGAAGTGGCTGAGCCCGTGAAGCTCAAGGATTTGCTCGATACATGGCCTCAGGATCGGCGGATTATCTATTGCGATGAGGGCGACGCCGGTCAAAACCCTCTTCCCATTCTTTGCGGTATCACCGAGACGAAGCTTGCACTGCTGGTTGGCCCGGAAGGCGGTTTTTCGGAAGAGGAACGAGAGCTTTTGCGCGCCAGGAGTTTCATTACGCCCATTCCGCTTGGGCCCCGCATCCTCAGGGCCGATACGGCCGCAGTCGCCGCTCTGG